A single genomic interval of Mycobacterium sp. DL592 harbors:
- a CDS encoding cobyrinate a,c-diamide synthase, with amino-acid sequence MVSVPGVIIGAPSSGSGKTTVATGLIGALRQAGHRVAPFKVGPDFIDPGYHALAAGSPGRNLDPVLVGEELISPLYRHGSQGADIAVIEGVMGLFDGRIDEQAVTPARGSTAAVAELLGAPVVLVVDARGQSQSIGAVLHGFSTFHRGVRVGGVILNRVGSARHERVLRQSCDAAGVPVLGAIPRHDELSVPSRHLGLVTAVEHGEAARSAVAAMTGLIAHHVDLAAVAALAGSAVGAPPWSPRDAIGEPVAGRPVVAIAAGRAFSFGYTEHTELLAAAGAQVVEFDPLSDSLPPGTAALVLPGGFPEQYLPELAANTDLHAQIRALAAHAPVQAECGGLAYLMTELDGHPMCGVLGGAARFTPRLTLGYRDAVAVADSSLAEAGRRAVGHEFHRTAVEFTDSYDPAWVFRGTDGQPVRDGAILAGVHASYLHTHAAAAPASVARFVSTAASVTKLAG; translated from the coding sequence ATGGTGAGCGTACCGGGCGTCATCATCGGCGCCCCCTCTTCGGGAAGCGGAAAGACCACTGTCGCAACCGGTTTGATCGGTGCGCTGCGGCAGGCCGGGCACCGGGTCGCGCCGTTCAAGGTCGGCCCCGACTTCATCGACCCCGGCTACCACGCGCTGGCCGCTGGAAGCCCGGGGCGCAACCTCGACCCCGTCCTCGTCGGCGAGGAACTGATCAGTCCGCTGTACCGGCACGGCTCCCAGGGCGCCGACATCGCCGTGATCGAAGGCGTCATGGGCCTTTTCGACGGCCGCATCGACGAGCAGGCGGTGACCCCGGCCCGCGGGTCCACCGCGGCCGTCGCCGAACTTCTCGGCGCCCCGGTGGTGCTGGTGGTCGACGCCCGCGGGCAAAGCCAGAGTATTGGCGCTGTGCTGCATGGCTTTTCGACGTTCCACCGAGGTGTCCGCGTCGGCGGGGTGATCCTCAACCGGGTCGGGTCAGCACGCCACGAGCGGGTGCTGCGCCAGTCCTGCGACGCCGCCGGTGTGCCCGTGCTCGGCGCGATTCCGCGCCACGACGAGTTGTCGGTGCCCTCGCGTCATCTGGGTTTGGTCACTGCCGTCGAACACGGTGAGGCGGCACGCTCGGCGGTGGCGGCGATGACGGGTCTGATCGCCCACCACGTCGACCTGGCCGCGGTCGCCGCGCTCGCCGGGTCCGCCGTTGGAGCCCCGCCGTGGTCGCCACGCGACGCCATCGGAGAACCGGTCGCGGGCCGCCCGGTGGTGGCGATCGCAGCGGGCCGGGCATTCAGCTTCGGCTACACCGAGCACACCGAACTGCTGGCCGCCGCCGGCGCCCAGGTCGTCGAGTTCGACCCGCTGTCCGACAGCCTGCCGCCCGGCACCGCGGCACTGGTACTGCCGGGCGGGTTCCCCGAGCAATATCTGCCCGAACTGGCCGCCAACACCGACCTGCACGCCCAGATCCGCGCACTGGCCGCCCACGCGCCGGTACAGGCCGAGTGCGGGGGACTGGCCTACCTGATGACCGAACTCGACGGGCACCCCATGTGCGGCGTGCTCGGCGGTGCCGCTCGGTTCACCCCACGGCTGACCCTCGGCTACCGCGACGCCGTCGCCGTCGCCGACTCGTCGCTCGCCGAGGCGGGCCGTCGGGCCGTCGGCCACGAATTCCACCGCACCGCAGTCGAATTCACCGATTCCTACGATCCCGCGTGGGTGTTCCGGGGCACCGACGGGCAGCCGGTGCGCGACGGAGCGATCCTCGCCGGGGTGCACGCGTCATATCTGCACACCCACGCCGCCGCCGCACCCGCATCGGTCGCGCGGTTTGTCAGCACCGCGGCCTCAGTTACTAAGCTCGCCGGGTGA
- the cobA gene encoding uroporphyrinogen-III C-methyltransferase, whose protein sequence is MTENAYLVGLRLTGKKVVVVGGGTVAQRRVPVLIGAGAEVHVIARAATPAVEALAEQKPGITLQLRDYRDGDLDGAWYAIAATDDPAVNAAVVAEAESRQIFCVRADSAREGTAVTPASFDHDGLLVGVLAGGEHRRSAAIRSAIREAFQQGVINPDTSETMRGGVALVGGGPGDPELITVRGRRLLARADVVVADRLAPPELLAELGADVEVIDAAKIPYGRAMAQDAINAVLVERARAGQFVVRLKGGDPFVFARGYEEVLACAEAGIPVTVVPGVTSAIAVPALAGVPVTHRGVNHEFVVVSGHLAPDHPESLVNWNALAQLSGTLVLLMAVERIELFADALIAGGRPAETPVLVVQHGTTAAERIVTTTLGDAPMRIRADGIRPPAIVVIGPVASFAT, encoded by the coding sequence GTGACCGAGAACGCCTACCTCGTCGGACTGCGCCTGACCGGTAAGAAGGTCGTCGTGGTCGGCGGGGGAACCGTCGCGCAGCGGCGGGTGCCGGTGCTGATCGGCGCCGGCGCCGAAGTGCACGTCATCGCCCGGGCCGCCACCCCGGCCGTCGAGGCGCTGGCCGAACAGAAACCCGGCATCACGCTGCAGTTGCGTGACTACCGCGACGGCGACCTCGACGGCGCCTGGTACGCCATCGCGGCCACCGACGACCCGGCGGTCAACGCCGCCGTGGTCGCCGAGGCCGAGAGCAGGCAGATCTTCTGTGTGCGGGCTGACTCGGCCCGCGAGGGCACCGCGGTCACGCCCGCCTCGTTCGACCACGACGGCTTGCTGGTCGGTGTGCTCGCCGGCGGGGAGCACCGCCGGTCTGCGGCCATCCGGTCGGCCATCCGCGAGGCCTTCCAGCAGGGTGTCATCAACCCCGACACCTCCGAGACCATGCGCGGCGGTGTGGCGCTGGTCGGCGGCGGCCCCGGTGATCCCGAACTGATCACCGTGCGGGGCCGGCGACTGCTGGCCCGCGCCGACGTCGTCGTCGCCGACCGGCTGGCGCCCCCGGAACTACTCGCCGAACTCGGCGCCGACGTCGAGGTCATCGACGCCGCCAAAATCCCCTACGGTCGGGCGATGGCGCAGGACGCCATCAACGCCGTCCTGGTCGAACGGGCCCGCGCCGGCCAGTTCGTGGTGCGCCTCAAGGGCGGCGATCCGTTCGTGTTCGCGCGCGGCTATGAGGAAGTCCTCGCCTGCGCCGAAGCTGGGATTCCGGTCACAGTCGTGCCCGGTGTGACCAGTGCCATAGCTGTTCCGGCGCTGGCCGGAGTTCCGGTCACGCATCGCGGTGTCAATCACGAGTTCGTCGTGGTCAGCGGCCATTTGGCGCCCGATCATCCGGAATCGTTAGTGAATTGGAATGCGCTGGCCCAATTGTCGGGCACGTTAGTTCTGCTGATGGCGGTCGAACGTATCGAATTGTTTGCCGACGCTCTTATCGCAGGCGGCAGACCAGCGGAAACGCCGGTCCTTGTGGTGCAGCACGGAACTACGGCCGCCGAACGGATTGTGACGACTACTCTCGGGGACGCACCGATGCGAATTCGCGCCGACGGTATTCGGCCGCCGGCGATCGTCGTAATCGGTCCGGTGGCGTCCTTCGCCACTTAA
- the cobO gene encoding cob(I)yrinic acid a,c-diamide adenosyltransferase, with translation MPQGQPLVVPDDGLTTRARRNTPVLAVHTGSGKGKSTAAFGMALRAWNAGMSVAVFQFVKSAKWKVGEESAFAALGQLNAEHGLGGTVEWHKMGSGWSWTRKGGSDDDHAAAAAEGWSEIATRLRDQRHDFYVLDEFTYPLKWGWVDVDAVVKALVERPGGQHVVITGRDAPGPLLDAADLVTEMECVKHPMDAGRKGQRGIEW, from the coding sequence ATGCCACAGGGACAACCACTCGTGGTGCCCGACGACGGCCTGACCACCCGGGCCCGGCGCAACACCCCGGTGCTCGCGGTACACACTGGTTCCGGCAAAGGCAAGTCCACCGCCGCATTCGGAATGGCGTTGCGGGCGTGGAACGCCGGGATGAGCGTGGCCGTGTTCCAGTTCGTCAAGAGCGCCAAGTGGAAAGTGGGCGAGGAGTCGGCGTTCGCCGCGCTGGGCCAACTCAACGCCGAACACGGACTCGGCGGCACCGTCGAATGGCACAAGATGGGCTCAGGCTGGTCGTGGACCCGTAAGGGCGGCTCGGACGACGACCACGCCGCCGCGGCCGCCGAAGGCTGGTCCGAGATCGCCACCCGGCTGCGCGACCAGCGCCACGACTTCTACGTTCTCGACGAGTTCACCTACCCGCTGAAGTGGGGCTGGGTCGACGTCGACGCCGTGGTGAAGGCGCTGGTCGAGCGGCCCGGCGGCCAGCACGTGGTCATCACCGGACGCGACGCTCCCGGCCCGCTGCTCGACGCCGCCGACCTGGTGACCGAGATGGAATGCGTCAAACACCCGATGGACGCCGGCCGCAAGGGCCAGCGCGGAATCGAATGGTGA
- a CDS encoding GNAT family N-acetyltransferase, protein MTVALRRSWAKDLDAATLYELLKLRVEVFVVEQACPYPELDGRDLLAETRHFWLEKPGGEVISTLRLMEEHGGGEKAFRIGRVCTRRSARGQGHTTRLMQAALADVGDHPCRINAQTYLADMYARHGFVVDGDEFVEDGIPHVPMLKNSPS, encoded by the coding sequence GTGACGGTCGCACTGCGCCGCTCCTGGGCCAAGGACCTTGACGCGGCCACCCTCTACGAGCTGCTCAAGCTGCGTGTCGAGGTGTTCGTCGTGGAGCAGGCCTGCCCCTATCCCGAGCTCGACGGCCGTGACCTGCTCGCCGAGACCCGCCACTTCTGGCTGGAAAAGCCCGGCGGAGAGGTGATCTCCACGCTGCGGCTGATGGAGGAACACGGTGGCGGCGAGAAAGCCTTCCGCATCGGCCGGGTGTGCACCCGCCGATCCGCACGCGGACAGGGCCACACCACCCGGCTGATGCAGGCCGCGCTCGCCGACGTCGGCGATCACCCGTGCCGGATCAACGCCCAGACCTACCTTGCCGACATGTATGCCCGGCACGGCTTCGTCGTCGACGGCGACGAGTTCGTCGAGGACGGCATCCCGCACGTCCCGATGCTCAAGAACAGCCCATCGTGA
- a CDS encoding MFS transporter: MSGASGPLPVARPLATRILGVAIVAITGMQLMSTLDGTIVIVALPRMQAELGLSDASKSWVITAYVLTFGGLLLLGGRVGDAIGHKRAFLSGVGVFTIASLACGLADEQWTLIVARAVQGMGAAVAAPTGLALIATTYAVGKARTQAMAVSAAMQGLGSVLGLVLGGALTVVSWRLAFLVNVPIGLLIIGIGLTRLEETRHERLKLDVTGALLATLACSAAVLVFTQGPPRGWVDPWVIGAGVAAAAFFVAFLVVERSADNPLVPFSVFDSRSRVASFAAYFLAGGVMLTLSVMMGLLVQDVLGYSPLRAGVCFMPFAAAFVAGNVAATRLALRVAPRWVILGGGLLVLAAMLYGSTLNRSIPYFPDLFVPITVGGLGIGIISVILPLCTLANVGPREVGPVSSITLMVFNLGGPLVLVVVQAVQTSRTLYLGGTTGPVKYMTPAQLDALGYGYTYSLLWVAGIAVLVGVAALGIGFTTRDIATAQHTREAVEAGEL; encoded by the coding sequence ATGTCTGGCGCGAGCGGTCCACTGCCCGTCGCCAGACCGCTGGCCACCCGCATCCTGGGCGTGGCCATCGTCGCCATCACCGGCATGCAGCTTATGTCGACGTTGGACGGCACCATCGTGATCGTGGCCCTGCCCCGGATGCAGGCCGAGCTCGGGCTCTCCGACGCCAGCAAGAGCTGGGTGATCACCGCCTACGTGCTGACCTTCGGCGGGCTGCTGCTCCTCGGCGGCCGGGTCGGTGACGCGATCGGCCACAAGCGGGCCTTCCTCTCCGGCGTCGGGGTGTTCACCATCGCCTCGCTGGCCTGCGGGCTGGCCGACGAACAGTGGACGTTGATCGTGGCGCGCGCCGTACAGGGCATGGGTGCCGCTGTGGCCGCGCCGACCGGGCTGGCGCTCATCGCCACCACCTACGCCGTCGGGAAGGCCCGGACGCAGGCGATGGCGGTCTCGGCAGCGATGCAGGGCCTGGGATCGGTGCTCGGCCTGGTGCTCGGCGGGGCGCTGACCGTGGTGTCGTGGCGGCTGGCGTTCCTGGTGAACGTGCCGATCGGCCTGCTGATCATCGGCATCGGACTGACCCGGCTGGAAGAAACCCGCCATGAACGGCTCAAGCTTGATGTCACCGGCGCGCTGCTGGCGACGCTGGCGTGCAGTGCGGCGGTGCTGGTGTTCACCCAGGGCCCGCCGCGCGGCTGGGTCGACCCGTGGGTGATCGGTGCCGGCGTGGCCGCCGCGGCGTTCTTCGTGGCGTTCCTGGTCGTCGAGCGCAGCGCCGACAACCCGCTGGTGCCGTTCTCGGTGTTCGACAGCCGCAGCAGGGTGGCCTCGTTCGCCGCCTACTTCCTCGCCGGCGGGGTGATGCTGACGCTCAGCGTGATGATGGGCCTTCTGGTGCAGGACGTGCTGGGCTATTCACCGCTGCGCGCCGGGGTGTGTTTCATGCCGTTCGCGGCGGCCTTCGTGGCGGGCAACGTCGCGGCCACCCGGCTGGCGCTGCGGGTGGCGCCGCGCTGGGTGATCCTGGGCGGCGGCCTGCTGGTCCTGGCCGCCATGCTCTACGGGTCGACGTTGAACCGGTCCATTCCGTACTTCCCGGACCTGTTCGTGCCGATCACGGTCGGCGGGCTGGGCATCGGCATCATCTCGGTGATCCTGCCGTTGTGCACCCTGGCCAATGTAGGCCCGCGTGAGGTCGGCCCGGTGTCGTCCATCACCCTGATGGTGTTCAACCTGGGCGGGCCGCTGGTGCTGGTGGTCGTCCAGGCGGTGCAGACCTCCCGCACGCTGTATCTGGGCGGGACGACGGGCCCGGTCAAGTACATGACCCCCGCCCAGCTCGACGCCCTCGGCTACGGCTACACCTACTCGCTGCTGTGGGTGGCCGGCATCGCGGTACTGGTCGGCGTGGCCGCGCTCGGCATCGGATTCACCACCCGCGACATCGCGACCGCCCAGCACACCCGCGAAGCCGTCGAGGCAGGCGAACTCTAG
- a CDS encoding MFS transporter: MTALNDAERAMNRHADSSERALPMRLEPKALTKTSKFYPDWLPSRRFIAAVIAIGGMQLLATMDSTVAIVALPKIQDELSLSDAGRSWVITAYVLTFGGLMLLGGRLGDTIGRKRTFIVGVALFTIASILCGIAWDEATLVIARLLQGVGAAIASPTGLALIATTFPKGPARNAATAIFAAMTGIGSVMGLVVGGALVEVSWRLAFLVNVPIGLLMIYLARTTLRETQRERMKLDAAGALLATIGCTAAVFGFAQAPENGWLTPVSLASAVAAGLAFIAFFFVERRAVNPVVPFDLFRDRNRLSTFAAVFLAGGVMFTLTVLIGLYVQDIMGYSALKAGIGFIPFVIALGIGLGVSSQLVSKFPPRVLVIAGGVLVLAAMLYGSTLNGGIPYFPNLVIPITVGGLGIGMIVVPLTVSAIAGVGFDQIGPVSAIALMLQNLGGPVVLAIIQAVITSRTLYLGGTTGPVKNMNPAQLHALDQGYTYGLLWVAAVAVIVGAVALFIGYTSEQVAHAQEVKEAIDAGEL, translated from the coding sequence ATGACGGCTCTCAACGATGCGGAGCGAGCGATGAATCGCCACGCCGACAGTTCAGAGCGCGCCCTCCCGATGCGCCTCGAGCCCAAGGCTCTGACCAAGACCAGCAAGTTCTACCCGGACTGGCTGCCGTCGCGGCGGTTCATCGCCGCTGTCATCGCCATCGGCGGTATGCAGCTGCTGGCCACGATGGACAGCACGGTGGCGATCGTGGCGTTGCCCAAGATCCAGGACGAACTCAGCCTGTCCGACGCCGGACGCAGCTGGGTCATCACCGCCTACGTGCTGACGTTCGGCGGTCTGATGCTGCTCGGCGGGCGCCTCGGCGACACGATCGGCCGCAAGCGCACCTTCATCGTCGGCGTCGCCCTGTTCACCATCGCCTCGATCCTGTGCGGCATCGCCTGGGACGAGGCCACCCTGGTCATCGCGCGTTTGCTGCAGGGTGTCGGCGCGGCCATCGCCTCACCGACCGGCCTGGCGCTGATCGCCACCACGTTCCCGAAGGGGCCGGCCCGCAACGCCGCCACCGCGATCTTCGCCGCGATGACCGGCATCGGCTCGGTCATGGGCCTGGTCGTCGGCGGCGCCCTGGTCGAGGTGTCCTGGCGGCTGGCCTTCCTGGTGAACGTGCCGATCGGCCTGCTGATGATCTACCTGGCGCGCACCACCCTGCGGGAAACCCAGCGCGAGCGGATGAAGCTCGACGCCGCCGGCGCCCTGCTGGCCACCATCGGCTGTACCGCGGCCGTGTTCGGCTTCGCCCAGGCGCCCGAGAACGGCTGGCTGACCCCGGTCAGCCTGGCCTCGGCGGTCGCCGCGGGGCTCGCCTTCATCGCGTTCTTCTTCGTCGAGCGCCGCGCCGTCAACCCCGTGGTGCCCTTCGATCTGTTCCGTGACCGCAACCGGCTCTCGACGTTCGCGGCGGTGTTCCTGGCCGGCGGCGTGATGTTCACCCTCACCGTGCTGATCGGCCTGTACGTGCAGGACATCATGGGCTACAGCGCGCTGAAGGCCGGTATCGGCTTCATCCCGTTCGTGATCGCCCTCGGTATCGGCCTGGGCGTCTCGTCTCAATTGGTGTCGAAGTTCCCGCCACGAGTGCTGGTGATCGCCGGCGGTGTGCTGGTCCTGGCGGCCATGCTCTACGGCTCCACGCTCAACGGCGGCATTCCGTACTTCCCGAACCTCGTCATCCCGATCACGGTCGGCGGCCTTGGCATCGGCATGATCGTCGTCCCGCTGACCGTGTCGGCCATCGCCGGTGTCGGCTTCGACCAGATCGGCCCGGTCTCGGCGATCGCGCTGATGCTGCAGAACCTGGGCGGACCGGTGGTGCTGGCCATCATCCAGGCCGTCATCACCTCCCGCACGCTGTACCTGGGCGGTACCACCGGCCCGGTGAAGAACATGAACCCCGCTCAGCTGCATGCCCTCGACCAGGGCTACACCTACGGCCTGCTGTGGGTCGCCGCGGTGGCGGTCATCGTCGGCGCGGTCGCGCTGTTCATCGGCTACACCTCCGAGCAGGTGGCCCACGCGCAGGAAGTCAAGGAAGCGATCGACGCCGGAGAGCTGTAG
- a CDS encoding magnesium chelatase subunit D family protein, which produces MSTAPYPLSAIVGHDRLRLALVLCAVRPEIGGVLIRGEKGTAKSTAVRALAAVLAQVDAGSRLVELPIGATEDRVVGSLDLQKVLRDGEHAFSPGLLARAHGGVLYVDEVNLLHDHLVDIMLDAAAMGRVHIERDGVSHSHESRFVLIGTMNPEEGELRPQLLDRFGLTVDVHASRDVAVRSEVIRARLAYEADPAGFAARYAQQDRDLAVRIATARARVDDVVLPDAELNRIAALCAAFDVDGMRADLVVARTAIAHAAWRGADTVAEEDIRVAAELALPHRRRRDPFDDPGLDPAQLDEALAATADSGPEPEPEPDPPGGGQNVDGDAGQAVPQQNPSSSTTRPSAPPAATFRTRALTVPGVGEGTPGRRSRARNRSGAVITATDQPESGHGLHLFATVLAAAGQGRRRPGPDDIRRAVRVGREGNLVIFVVDASGSMAARDRMSAVTGAALSLLRDAYQRRDKVAVITFRGDDARLVLPPTGSAHIASRRLTRFDTGGTTPLAKGLLAARDVVLRERVRDRTRRPLVVVLTDGRATGGPDPLGRTRSAAALLVAEGAAAVVVDCETSYVRLGLAGELAGQLAAPLLRLEQLRADYLAQAVRRAA; this is translated from the coding sequence GTGAGCACCGCCCCCTACCCGTTGAGCGCGATCGTCGGCCACGACCGGCTGCGGCTCGCCCTGGTGCTGTGCGCGGTGCGGCCCGAGATCGGCGGTGTGCTGATCCGCGGGGAGAAGGGGACCGCGAAGTCGACGGCGGTGCGCGCCCTGGCGGCGGTGCTGGCCCAGGTCGACGCCGGCTCGCGGCTGGTGGAGTTGCCCATCGGTGCCACCGAGGACCGGGTCGTCGGCTCGCTGGACCTGCAGAAGGTGCTGCGCGACGGCGAGCATGCGTTCTCACCGGGCCTGCTGGCCCGCGCCCACGGCGGCGTGCTCTACGTCGACGAGGTGAACCTGCTGCACGACCACCTCGTCGACATCATGCTCGATGCCGCCGCGATGGGCCGTGTGCACATCGAACGCGACGGGGTGTCGCACTCGCACGAGTCGCGCTTCGTGCTGATCGGCACGATGAATCCCGAAGAGGGAGAACTGCGTCCACAGCTGCTCGACCGGTTCGGCCTGACCGTCGACGTGCACGCCTCCCGTGATGTCGCCGTGCGCAGCGAGGTCATCCGGGCGCGGCTGGCCTACGAGGCTGACCCGGCCGGATTCGCCGCCCGCTACGCACAACAGGATCGCGACCTCGCCGTGCGCATCGCCACCGCGCGGGCCCGCGTCGACGACGTCGTCCTGCCCGACGCCGAACTGAATCGGATCGCGGCACTGTGCGCGGCATTCGACGTCGACGGTATGCGCGCCGACCTGGTGGTGGCCCGCACCGCGATCGCCCATGCGGCCTGGCGCGGCGCCGACACCGTCGCCGAAGAAGACATCCGGGTAGCCGCCGAGCTGGCGTTGCCGCACCGGCGCCGCCGCGACCCGTTCGACGACCCCGGCCTGGACCCGGCCCAGCTCGACGAGGCGCTGGCGGCCACCGCCGACAGCGGCCCGGAACCCGAGCCCGAACCCGACCCGCCGGGCGGCGGTCAGAACGTCGACGGCGATGCGGGACAGGCTGTGCCGCAACAGAACCCGTCATCGTCGACCACCCGTCCGTCGGCGCCGCCGGCAGCGACGTTCCGGACCCGCGCGCTGACGGTGCCCGGTGTGGGGGAGGGCACCCCGGGGCGGCGGTCGCGGGCCCGCAACCGGTCCGGGGCAGTGATCACCGCCACCGACCAGCCGGAGTCCGGCCACGGCCTGCATCTGTTCGCGACGGTGCTCGCCGCGGCCGGTCAGGGCCGGCGCCGCCCGGGTCCCGACGACATCCGCCGCGCGGTCCGGGTCGGCAGGGAAGGCAACCTGGTCATCTTCGTCGTCGACGCATCGGGTTCGATGGCCGCACGCGACCGGATGTCCGCCGTCACCGGTGCAGCCCTGTCGCTGCTGCGCGATGCCTACCAACGCCGCGACAAGGTCGCGGTCATCACCTTCCGCGGCGACGACGCCCGCCTGGTATTACCCCCGACGGGCTCGGCGCACATCGCCTCCCGGCGGCTGACCCGATTCGACACCGGCGGCACCACGCCGCTGGCCAAGGGACTGCTGGCCGCGCGTGACGTGGTGCTGCGCGAGCGGGTCCGCGACCGCACGCGCCGCCCGCTGGTGGTGGTACTGACCGACGGCCGCGCCACCGGCGGCCCGGATCCACTCGGCAGAACCCGCAGTGCCGCAGCACTTCTGGTGGCCGAAGGTGCTGCCGCCGTGGTGGTGGACTGCGAAACGTCGTATGTGCGGCTGGGGCTGGCAGGCGAGCTGGCCGGCCAGCTGGCGGCCCCGCTGCTGCGCCTTGAGCAGCTGCGCGCAGACTATTTGGCGCAGGCCGTGCGCCGCGCCGCCTGA
- a CDS encoding cytosine permease — translation MPAHAGDMAVETHGIAPVPAGNRYGNPRRLFTVWFAPQVNMTVVFTGTLAVVLGLGFWLGLLAMVIGTVVGCLAVGYLSTWGPRTGTAQLPNARMAFGGTVSVVAVIQWLSSIAWDGLVGLFGGEALAELLGIPFWVAVVIVLAAQGVVGVFGYEVIHRVQAVMTVVLIVTFAVFAWKLIGGHQVVSLPTLSGADLGGAFVLEVTIALSLAISWASYASDYSRYLPVDTSRRAVFGYTFAGLAVSYIAVQAIGVAAAGTLTDQTAAGVREIMGGGVLGALALLVIALGSVASNAMNDYSGSLALQTVGVRVRRPVSAVVVVVIAFALIMWLHSGDMAARFQGVLLFVSYWIPAFVAIVAIDWRYRAAGRDGVNPAEESTDRTDGVVALVSFFVAFAAAVPFMHTNLIVGPVSTALHGADLAYFVNFLVATAVYGGYRRWRTRRA, via the coding sequence ATGCCGGCCCACGCCGGCGACATGGCCGTCGAGACCCACGGCATCGCACCGGTGCCGGCCGGCAACCGGTATGGCAACCCGCGCCGGCTCTTCACTGTGTGGTTCGCCCCGCAAGTGAACATGACGGTGGTCTTCACCGGCACGCTGGCTGTGGTGCTGGGCCTGGGTTTCTGGCTGGGCCTGCTGGCAATGGTGATCGGCACGGTGGTCGGCTGCCTGGCGGTCGGCTATCTGTCCACCTGGGGCCCGCGGACCGGGACGGCGCAACTTCCCAACGCCCGCATGGCATTTGGCGGCACCGTATCGGTGGTGGCGGTCATCCAATGGCTGTCCTCGATCGCCTGGGACGGGCTGGTCGGTCTGTTCGGTGGTGAGGCGCTGGCCGAGCTGCTCGGCATTCCGTTCTGGGTGGCGGTGGTGATCGTGCTGGCGGCCCAGGGTGTGGTGGGTGTGTTCGGCTACGAGGTGATCCACCGTGTGCAGGCGGTGATGACGGTCGTGCTCATCGTGACCTTCGCGGTGTTCGCATGGAAGCTGATCGGCGGCCACCAGGTGGTCTCGCTGCCCACGCTGTCGGGAGCCGACCTCGGTGGCGCCTTCGTCCTCGAGGTCACCATCGCACTGAGCCTGGCCATCTCGTGGGCGAGTTACGCCTCGGACTACAGCCGCTACCTGCCGGTGGACACCTCGCGCCGTGCGGTCTTCGGCTACACCTTCGCCGGCCTGGCGGTGTCCTACATCGCGGTGCAGGCCATCGGGGTCGCCGCGGCGGGAACGCTGACCGACCAGACCGCGGCCGGTGTCCGCGAGATCATGGGTGGCGGGGTGCTCGGGGCGCTGGCCCTGCTGGTGATCGCGCTGGGCTCGGTCGCCTCGAACGCGATGAACGACTACAGCGGCTCGCTGGCGTTGCAGACCGTCGGCGTGCGGGTGCGCAGACCGGTGTCGGCGGTCGTGGTCGTGGTGATCGCGTTCGCGTTGATCATGTGGCTGCACTCCGGCGACATGGCGGCCCGCTTCCAGGGTGTGCTGCTGTTCGTCAGCTACTGGATTCCGGCGTTCGTCGCGATCGTGGCGATCGACTGGCGGTACCGCGCGGCGGGCCGCGACGGGGTCAACCCCGCCGAGGAGAGCACCGACCGCACCGACGGTGTGGTGGCCCTGGTGAGCTTCTTCGTGGCGTTCGCCGCGGCGGTGCCGTTCATGCACACCAATCTGATCGTCGGCCCGGTGTCCACCGCGCTGCACGGCGCAGATCTGGCCTACTTCGTGAATTTCCTTGTGGCAACCGCTGTTTACGGCGGCTACCGCCGGTGGCGGACGCGCCGGGCCTAG